The Corynebacterium qintianiae genome has a window encoding:
- the hutG gene encoding formimidoylglutamase, giving the protein MNTVTAPLFSPPEPWSGRDDGPGPEHARWHSAISSASPADGVALIGFASDEGVERNGGRQGAARGPEALRAALGGLAVHDEYARFDAGTVTTQGDDLEGAQAELTGCVRDLASAGNLVVVLGGGHETSFASHRGARKALGALSVINFDAHFDLRQADRPTSGTPFKQIADLAGDEFDYSVLGISRPNNTRVLFDTAAALGVRTVLDTDLEALAAAECAQLALDCVAGKRPIHLSIDLDLLPASVAPGVSAPAGLGVALDKVRAMVTAVAATGRVALVDVVELNPDFDIDSRTAKTAARLIDDIVNAHLSARG; this is encoded by the coding sequence ATGAACACCGTCACCGCGCCACTGTTTAGTCCCCCCGAGCCGTGGAGTGGGCGTGATGACGGCCCGGGTCCAGAGCACGCCCGATGGCACAGCGCCATCTCGTCTGCGTCGCCCGCGGACGGGGTCGCACTGATCGGTTTCGCCTCCGATGAGGGTGTGGAGCGCAACGGCGGGCGCCAAGGCGCGGCCCGCGGCCCCGAGGCGCTCCGCGCAGCGCTCGGGGGCCTCGCCGTGCACGACGAATACGCCCGTTTCGACGCCGGCACGGTCACCACCCAGGGCGACGACCTCGAGGGTGCGCAAGCGGAACTGACGGGGTGTGTGCGCGACCTCGCGTCGGCCGGCAACCTCGTCGTCGTCCTCGGCGGCGGGCACGAGACGTCGTTCGCCTCCCACCGCGGTGCGCGGAAGGCGCTTGGGGCGCTGAGCGTAATCAACTTCGACGCGCACTTCGACCTGCGCCAGGCCGACCGCCCTACCTCCGGCACACCGTTCAAGCAGATCGCCGACCTGGCGGGCGACGAGTTCGACTACTCCGTGCTCGGCATCTCGCGGCCGAACAACACCCGCGTGCTCTTCGACACGGCCGCGGCGCTTGGCGTACGGACCGTGCTCGACACCGATCTCGAGGCCCTCGCCGCGGCCGAGTGCGCCCAACTCGCCCTTGACTGTGTCGCCGGCAAGCGGCCGATTCACCTCAGCATCGACTTGGACCTCCTCCCCGCGTCTGTCGCACCCGGTGTGTCCGCCCCCGCGGGCCTCGGTGTCGCGCTGGACAAGGTCCGCGCGATGGTCACCGCCGTGGCCGCGACCGGCCGCGTCGCGCTCGTCGATGTCGTCGAGCTCAACCCCGACTTCGACATCGACTCACGCACGGCAAAGACCGCGGCGCGGCTTATCGACGACATCGTCAACGCCCACCTCTCCGCCCGCGGGTAG
- a CDS encoding septum formation family protein, with protein sequence MVTTTASVRSVLLAVVAGAVAAASYTFVSESTSASSASPGQTQTGVTATTTVGTTGQNSPGAAAPFTTADQSACLTWQLNEGGSIAGFEQTPCEQEHRFEVSTREDLAAFPSSEFGPDAQMPSQTRQAQLREELCGASTVNYLQGVYDPNGRYSIASILPPAEAWARGDRTMLCGLQVTDAAGTPVLTSGRAAEQDQARVLDVGQCASTDASNTLRAVDCGEPHHLEITSVVSLADTFPDHTPSVEEQDKYLGDVCTTAAHDYLGGEENLYRIALQPFWTTHSPAAWEGGSKSVNCALVFANNGQFATLTGSATQGREALRIDGNPPPERPERRPLREDPASKAPVASANQEPGAQ encoded by the coding sequence ATGGTAACGACCACAGCCAGTGTGCGCTCCGTCCTCCTCGCCGTCGTGGCGGGAGCGGTGGCGGCGGCCTCTTACACGTTCGTCTCTGAGTCGACATCTGCCTCGTCCGCCTCACCGGGCCAGACCCAAACGGGTGTCACCGCGACCACCACGGTGGGGACGACCGGCCAGAATTCACCTGGCGCCGCGGCCCCGTTCACCACCGCCGACCAGAGCGCCTGCCTGACGTGGCAGCTCAACGAGGGCGGTTCAATCGCCGGGTTCGAGCAGACCCCGTGCGAGCAGGAGCACCGCTTCGAGGTGTCCACGCGCGAGGATCTCGCCGCGTTCCCGTCCTCCGAGTTCGGACCCGACGCGCAGATGCCGAGCCAGACGCGCCAGGCCCAGCTGCGCGAGGAGCTGTGCGGCGCCTCCACCGTGAACTACCTGCAAGGCGTGTATGACCCCAACGGGCGTTACTCCATCGCCTCCATCCTCCCGCCCGCCGAGGCCTGGGCGCGTGGGGACCGGACGATGCTATGTGGCCTGCAGGTCACCGACGCTGCCGGCACCCCGGTGCTGACGTCGGGACGCGCTGCCGAACAAGACCAGGCCCGTGTCCTCGACGTCGGCCAATGCGCCTCCACCGACGCATCGAACACGCTGCGCGCCGTCGACTGCGGGGAGCCCCACCACCTCGAAATCACGTCCGTGGTTTCCCTGGCGGACACATTCCCCGACCACACCCCGAGTGTCGAGGAGCAGGACAAATACCTGGGCGACGTCTGCACTACCGCCGCGCACGACTACCTCGGGGGCGAGGAGAACCTGTACCGAATTGCGCTGCAGCCGTTCTGGACCACGCACTCGCCCGCGGCCTGGGAGGGTGGCAGCAAGAGCGTCAATTGCGCGCTGGTGTTCGCCAACAACGGCCAGTTCGCCACGCTCACGGGTTCGGCGACGCAGGGCCGTGAGGCTTTGCGTATCGACGGCAACCCGCCGCCCGAGCGCCCCGAACGCCGCCCCCTGCGCGAGGACCCGGCCAGCAAGGCGCCCGTCGCCTCCGCGAACCAAGAGCCCGGCGCGCAGTAG
- a CDS encoding LCP family protein, whose amino-acid sequence MPSTPHSNDPRDNLGDYVLGRDGKPIVDRYGRPVRRRVERAPRPEPRPREEVPRFERVQRPPMDHTRQYQPRRTPQLPERDRPAPQPRPVQQPPRRVSRPVEPAPMAVSRSRVRQAPPAAAQAPVRARRRRKAPGCFSVFALVVVLLIAGVLFTDARLNRVDALPDERIANTAGTNWLLVGSDSRQGLSEDDIARYGTGGDLGVGRTDTVMLLHLPRTGPATLVSIPRDSYVSIPGYGMDKINAAFAYGGPKLLATTVEQNTGLRVDRYAEIGMGGLAGVVDAIGGVEICVTEPIQDPLANLDVQPGCQMMDGPTGLGYVRTRATSLGDLDRVGRQRDFLGAIVAEVTSPGVLLNPFRAIPLMWAVPGLFTVNTGDHVWNLARIPLAMRGGLKTETVPLGGFLDTEVGNVMLWDEAGAEALFSSLR is encoded by the coding sequence ATGCCTTCGACACCTCACTCGAACGACCCGAGGGACAACCTGGGCGATTACGTGCTGGGCAGGGACGGAAAGCCCATCGTGGACCGCTACGGTCGCCCCGTACGCCGCCGCGTCGAACGCGCCCCCCGGCCCGAGCCCCGCCCGCGCGAGGAGGTGCCCCGCTTCGAGCGGGTGCAGCGCCCGCCCATGGACCACACGCGCCAGTACCAGCCGCGGCGCACCCCGCAGCTGCCCGAGCGCGACAGGCCCGCACCGCAACCGCGGCCTGTGCAGCAGCCGCCGCGGCGCGTCAGCCGGCCGGTAGAGCCGGCGCCCATGGCCGTGTCGCGCTCGCGCGTGCGCCAAGCGCCGCCCGCGGCGGCGCAGGCTCCGGTGCGTGCGCGGAGGCGTCGAAAAGCACCCGGCTGCTTCTCCGTATTCGCGCTCGTTGTCGTGCTCCTCATCGCCGGGGTCCTCTTCACCGACGCGCGCCTGAACCGCGTCGACGCGCTTCCCGACGAGCGCATCGCCAACACCGCCGGCACGAACTGGCTGCTCGTCGGCTCCGATTCGCGCCAGGGCCTCAGCGAGGACGACATCGCGCGCTACGGCACCGGCGGCGACCTCGGCGTCGGCCGCACCGACACGGTGATGCTGCTGCACCTACCGCGCACGGGGCCGGCGACGTTGGTGTCAATCCCGCGCGACTCCTACGTCTCCATCCCCGGTTACGGCATGGACAAGATCAACGCCGCTTTCGCCTACGGCGGGCCGAAGCTGCTAGCGACGACCGTGGAGCAGAACACGGGGTTGCGCGTGGACCGTTACGCGGAGATCGGCATGGGAGGGCTCGCGGGCGTGGTCGACGCCATCGGCGGTGTCGAAATCTGCGTCACCGAGCCGATCCAGGACCCCTTGGCCAACTTGGATGTCCAGCCCGGCTGCCAGATGATGGATGGGCCCACCGGCCTCGGTTACGTGCGCACCCGCGCCACGTCGCTCGGCGACCTCGACCGGGTCGGCCGCCAGCGCGATTTCCTCGGCGCGATTGTCGCAGAGGTCACCTCGCCTGGTGTGCTGCTCAACCCGTTTAGGGCGATCCCTCTGATGTGGGCGGTGCCCGGGCTGTTTACCGTCAACACGGGCGACCACGTGTGGAACTTGGCGCGTATCCCGCTCGCGATGCGCGGCGGGCTGAAAACGGAAACGGTGCCACTCGGTGGCTTTTTAGACACCGAGGTCGGCAACGTCATGCTGTGGGACGAAGCGGGCGCAGAGGCGCTGTTTTCGTCGCTGCGTTAG
- the serS gene encoding serine--tRNA ligase, producing MIDLKFLREHPDVVRESQRARGEDPSLVDQLLEADEARRSSIQTADELRSEQKAFGKKIGQAAPEDRPTLLEGSNELKARVKEAEAAQAEAQEAVAKLQYSISNVIAGAPAGGEEDFVVLEHVGEVPEFDFEVRDHLDLGEALGIIDMKRGTKVGGARFYYLVGDGAWLQLGMLMLAAQKAREAGFKVVIPPVLVRPEIMAGTGFLDAHDEEIYYLERDDMYLVGTSEVALAGFHKDEIVDLKDGPLLYAGWSSCFRREAGSYGKDTKGILRVHQFDKLEMFVYCAPEDAEEMHQKLLQLERDMLSAVEVPYRVIDVAAGDLGSSAARKFDTEAWVPSQGTYRELTSTSNCTTFQARRLATRYRDADGKTQTAATLNGTLATTRWLVAILENNQRADGSVVVPEALRPWVGKDILEP from the coding sequence GTGATCGATCTCAAATTCCTGCGTGAACATCCCGACGTCGTGCGCGAGTCCCAGCGGGCCCGCGGTGAAGACCCCTCCCTGGTGGATCAGCTGCTGGAGGCGGACGAGGCGCGCCGCTCGTCCATCCAGACCGCGGACGAGTTGCGCAGCGAGCAGAAGGCCTTCGGCAAGAAGATCGGCCAGGCCGCTCCAGAGGACCGCCCCACGCTGCTCGAGGGATCCAACGAGCTCAAGGCCCGCGTGAAGGAGGCTGAGGCCGCGCAGGCCGAGGCGCAGGAGGCCGTGGCGAAGCTGCAGTACAGCATCTCCAACGTCATTGCAGGCGCCCCCGCCGGAGGTGAAGAGGACTTCGTCGTCCTCGAGCACGTGGGCGAGGTTCCGGAGTTCGACTTCGAGGTGCGCGACCACCTCGACCTGGGTGAGGCACTGGGCATCATCGATATGAAGCGCGGCACCAAGGTCGGCGGCGCGCGCTTCTACTACCTCGTCGGCGACGGCGCGTGGCTGCAGCTCGGCATGCTCATGCTTGCCGCGCAGAAAGCGCGCGAAGCCGGTTTCAAGGTTGTTATCCCGCCGGTGCTGGTGCGCCCCGAGATCATGGCCGGAACAGGCTTCCTCGACGCGCACGACGAGGAGATCTACTACCTCGAGCGCGACGACATGTACCTCGTCGGTACGTCTGAGGTAGCGCTCGCCGGGTTTCACAAGGACGAGATTGTCGATCTGAAAGACGGCCCACTGCTGTACGCGGGCTGGTCGTCGTGTTTCCGCCGGGAAGCCGGTTCCTACGGCAAGGACACGAAGGGCATCCTGCGCGTCCACCAGTTCGACAAGCTGGAGATGTTCGTCTACTGCGCCCCCGAGGACGCCGAGGAGATGCACCAGAAACTACTCCAACTCGAGCGCGACATGCTCTCCGCGGTCGAGGTGCCCTACCGTGTCATCGACGTCGCCGCAGGCGACCTCGGCTCATCCGCCGCACGCAAGTTTGACACCGAGGCGTGGGTGCCCTCGCAGGGTACCTACCGTGAGCTGACGTCGACGTCGAACTGCACGACTTTCCAAGCCCGCCGTCTGGCCACCCGCTACCGCGACGCGGACGGCAAGACGCAGACCGCGGCCACCCTCAACGGAACTCTCGCCACAACGCGTTGGCTCGTGGCTATTCTTGAGAACAACCAGCGCGCGGACGGCTCCGTCGTCGTGCCCGAAGCGCTGCGCCCCTGGGTCGGCAAAGACATTTTGGAGCCTTAA
- a CDS encoding alanine/glycine:cation symporter family protein yields the protein MEGFIDTLNGLIWSNWLVYLCLGAGAYFTIVTLFLQIRCIPDMLKQITQGEKSEAGISSFQSLMISLAGRVGVGNIAGVATAIAFGGPGAVFWMWLVALLGSATSFVECTLAQIYKEKDRDTDEYRGGPAFYIEKAAAHTAARPFALVYAIVFAISMILATSYFLPGIQANGVAAAVENAWNVPTWISALAMVVLLGIIIIGGIKRIATFASLVVPVMAILYILAAVWIMLANADQIPEVFGLIFRSAFDREAMFSGMLGAAILWGVKRGIYSNEAGQGTGPQSAAAAEVSHPAKQGFVQAFAVYVDTLFVCSATAFIIISTDMYKVFEGQSEDGAVRYAGSLPDGIAVGPGFVQEGMNTIAPGIGPSFVALAIAFFAFTTVLAYYYLSEVNFAYLNRWVHNDTARRAIIWILRALILVSVYIGATTTPGTAWALGDIGVGATAWLNILAILVIQGPALKCLWDYRRQKKAGLDPQFDPEALGIKGADFWVKRKADMVAAGTWTELPAGIKRN from the coding sequence ATGGAAGGGTTTATCGACACGCTCAACGGCCTGATCTGGTCGAACTGGCTCGTGTACCTGTGCCTCGGCGCAGGCGCGTACTTCACCATTGTCACCTTGTTCCTGCAGATCCGCTGCATCCCCGACATGCTCAAGCAGATCACCCAAGGCGAGAAGTCCGAGGCCGGCATTTCCTCGTTCCAATCGCTCATGATCTCTCTAGCTGGCCGAGTCGGGGTGGGCAACATCGCCGGCGTTGCCACGGCCATTGCCTTCGGCGGCCCGGGTGCGGTGTTCTGGATGTGGCTCGTCGCCTTGCTCGGTTCCGCTACCTCGTTCGTCGAGTGCACCCTCGCGCAGATCTACAAAGAAAAGGACCGTGACACCGACGAGTACCGCGGCGGTCCGGCCTTCTACATTGAGAAGGCGGCGGCGCACACTGCTGCCCGGCCGTTCGCTCTCGTCTACGCCATCGTCTTCGCCATCAGCATGATCCTGGCCACCTCGTACTTCCTGCCCGGCATCCAGGCCAATGGCGTGGCCGCGGCCGTGGAAAACGCGTGGAACGTGCCGACGTGGATCTCCGCGCTCGCCATGGTGGTCCTGCTCGGCATCATCATCATCGGCGGCATCAAGCGCATCGCCACGTTTGCCTCTCTTGTCGTGCCCGTCATGGCCATCCTGTACATCCTGGCCGCCGTCTGGATCATGCTCGCAAACGCCGATCAGATCCCCGAGGTCTTCGGTCTAATCTTCCGCTCGGCCTTCGACCGCGAAGCGATGTTCTCCGGCATGCTCGGCGCCGCGATCCTCTGGGGCGTCAAGCGAGGCATCTACTCCAACGAGGCTGGCCAGGGCACCGGCCCGCAGTCCGCCGCCGCCGCGGAGGTCTCGCACCCGGCGAAGCAGGGCTTCGTCCAGGCCTTCGCCGTCTACGTGGACACGCTCTTCGTCTGTTCTGCAACGGCCTTCATCATTATTTCCACCGACATGTACAAGGTGTTCGAGGGACAGTCCGAGGACGGTGCCGTGCGCTACGCCGGTTCGCTTCCCGACGGCATCGCTGTCGGTCCCGGGTTCGTCCAGGAGGGCATGAACACCATCGCCCCTGGCATCGGCCCGTCCTTCGTCGCACTGGCCATCGCATTCTTCGCCTTCACCACGGTGCTGGCGTATTACTACCTGTCCGAGGTGAACTTCGCCTACCTGAACCGCTGGGTGCACAACGACACCGCCCGCCGCGCGATTATCTGGATTCTGCGCGCCCTGATCCTCGTGTCCGTCTACATTGGCGCGACCACGACCCCGGGCACCGCGTGGGCACTCGGCGACATCGGCGTCGGCGCGACCGCGTGGTTGAACATCCTGGCAATCCTGGTTATTCAGGGCCCGGCGCTGAAGTGCCTGTGGGACTACCGCCGCCAGAAGAAGGCTGGCCTCGACCCGCAGTTCGACCCCGAGGCGCTGGGCATCAAGGGCGCGGACTTCTGGGTCAAACGCAAGGCCGACATGGTCGCGGCCGGCACGTGGACCGAGCTGCCTGCGGGGATTAAGAGGAATTAG
- the pheA gene encoding prephenate dehydratase, with amino-acid sequence MNRVAFLGPHGTFTEQAVWAFELDDVALVPVDSPSAALHAVRAGEVDWAVVAIENSVDGAVTSTSDALIEAGGVQIYGETELEIAFAIMTRPGEELADARSFATHPVGYQQVKKWLADNAPHARFHAAASNAAAAELVAEGEVDAAAAPRRAADLFGLQVHADGVADMQAARTRFVLAGPSGVPAPRTGNDRTFVVFQLPNEPGTLVGALQEFAYRGVDLSRIESRPTKAERNTYNFFVDLVGHIDDAPLAEALRSLYLRASSITFLGSWPRAHEPAGEPGVDEARLRAAEEWVASARKGT; translated from the coding sequence ATGAACCGCGTCGCTTTCCTGGGTCCGCACGGCACGTTTACTGAGCAAGCCGTGTGGGCGTTCGAGCTTGACGACGTCGCCCTGGTCCCCGTGGATTCTCCCTCCGCCGCGCTGCACGCGGTGCGCGCGGGAGAGGTGGACTGGGCCGTGGTAGCCATCGAGAACTCCGTCGACGGCGCGGTGACCTCGACCTCAGACGCGCTCATTGAGGCTGGCGGCGTGCAGATTTACGGTGAGACGGAGCTCGAGATCGCCTTCGCGATCATGACCCGGCCGGGCGAGGAGCTCGCGGACGCGCGGAGCTTTGCCACGCACCCCGTCGGGTACCAGCAGGTGAAGAAGTGGCTGGCCGACAACGCGCCGCACGCGCGGTTTCACGCAGCCGCCTCGAACGCCGCGGCCGCGGAGCTCGTGGCCGAAGGCGAGGTAGACGCGGCCGCGGCCCCGCGCCGGGCGGCGGACCTGTTCGGCCTTCAGGTGCACGCCGACGGCGTTGCCGACATGCAGGCGGCCCGCACCCGCTTCGTGCTCGCCGGGCCCAGTGGGGTGCCAGCCCCGCGCACCGGCAACGACCGCACCTTTGTGGTGTTCCAGCTCCCCAACGAGCCCGGCACGCTCGTCGGAGCGCTGCAGGAATTCGCCTACCGCGGCGTGGATCTCAGCCGCATCGAATCGCGCCCGACCAAGGCGGAGCGCAACACCTACAATTTCTTCGTGGACCTCGTGGGCCACATTGATGACGCCCCGCTCGCCGAGGCTCTGCGCAGCCTCTACCTGCGGGCGAGCTCGATCACGTTCCTCGGTTCCTGGCCGCGCGCGCATGAGCCGGCGGGGGAGCCCGGGGTCGACGAAGCGCGGTTGCGCGCCGCGGAAGAGTGGGTCGCCTCGGCCCGGAAAGGCACGTAG
- a CDS encoding GntR family transcriptional regulator, producing MHISDGPVPKHAQLRAILEEACVTELKPGDLLPGERALEEKYGVSRITVRRAIGDLVAAGRLRRVRGKGTFVAPNPLVSRLHLASFSDEMRAQHVAASSRILLSGRAAPPEFVADFFGTAPTVPHIHLRRLRLGDGEPYAIDDAWYNGTLVPDLLENDVYKSVYTLLEQDYGLGITEADQTVTAVEASDANASLLDVPPGAALLHIVRYARSGAHHVELCSSVYRSDRYHLTTRVARSAEQ from the coding sequence ATGCACATCTCGGACGGGCCCGTTCCCAAGCACGCGCAGCTGCGCGCGATCTTGGAGGAGGCGTGTGTCACCGAACTTAAGCCGGGTGATCTTTTGCCCGGTGAACGCGCCCTGGAAGAGAAGTACGGCGTCAGCCGCATTACGGTGCGCCGCGCCATCGGCGACCTGGTCGCGGCTGGCCGGCTGCGCCGGGTCCGCGGAAAAGGCACGTTTGTCGCGCCGAACCCGCTGGTCAGCCGACTGCACCTGGCGTCGTTCTCCGACGAGATGAGGGCACAGCACGTCGCGGCCAGTTCGCGCATTCTCCTGTCCGGCCGCGCGGCCCCGCCGGAGTTCGTCGCGGACTTTTTCGGTACCGCCCCCACCGTCCCCCATATCCATCTGAGGCGGCTTCGGCTCGGCGACGGCGAACCGTACGCGATTGACGACGCCTGGTATAACGGCACCCTCGTTCCCGACCTGCTCGAAAACGACGTGTACAAGTCCGTATACACGCTGCTTGAGCAGGATTACGGGCTGGGCATCACGGAGGCGGACCAAACGGTCACGGCGGTCGAGGCGAGCGATGCCAACGCCTCGCTTCTCGACGTCCCGCCCGGCGCAGCCCTGCTCCACATCGTGCGCTACGCCCGCAGCGGCGCGCACCACGTGGAACTTTGCTCGTCGGTCTACCGCAGCGACCGCTACCACCTGACCACGCGGGTGGCCCGGTCGGCTGAACAATAG
- a CDS encoding CPBP family intramembrane glutamic endopeptidase, translated as MRTRPERIRLEILIVLAVTFGLSGARAGLRLIDALLAQPALNEQQVTLNDTSSDVSWLDLALQVCSAASLFAWGALALFLLEATLPRPRWRDWLHGAGLAALIGLPGLVLYVVSLQMGWSKEVVPTTEAVQVPTLLLWSFANAFGEETVVVMWLITRLRQLGWGPWPAIAASSVLRGSYHLYQGVSAGFGNIVMGVVFGWFYHRTGKVWPLILAHFLIDAVAFVGYQLLSDSFLSLLGL; from the coding sequence ATGCGAACACGCCCTGAGCGGATCCGCCTGGAGATCCTCATCGTCCTCGCCGTCACCTTTGGCCTCTCCGGGGCCCGCGCGGGCTTGAGGCTTATCGACGCCCTCCTGGCGCAGCCGGCCTTGAACGAGCAGCAGGTTACGCTCAATGACACGTCGTCCGACGTCTCCTGGCTCGACCTCGCGCTCCAGGTCTGCTCGGCGGCCTCGCTTTTCGCCTGGGGCGCCCTGGCGCTGTTCTTGCTGGAAGCGACCCTGCCGCGGCCGCGGTGGCGTGACTGGTTGCACGGGGCTGGCCTGGCCGCACTCATCGGCCTACCGGGGTTGGTGCTCTACGTCGTTTCGCTGCAGATGGGATGGTCGAAGGAGGTCGTGCCTACAACGGAGGCGGTGCAGGTGCCCACGCTGTTGCTGTGGTCCTTCGCCAACGCCTTCGGCGAGGAGACCGTGGTGGTGATGTGGCTGATCACGCGGCTGCGCCAGCTTGGGTGGGGGCCGTGGCCCGCCATCGCCGCGTCCTCGGTGCTGCGCGGTAGCTACCACCTTTACCAGGGAGTTTCGGCGGGATTCGGAAATATTGTGATGGGTGTCGTGTTCGGCTGGTTCTACCACCGCACAGGCAAGGTGTGGCCGCTGATCCTCGCCCACTTCCTCATCGACGCCGTCGCGTTCGTGGGCTACCAGCTGCTTTCCGATTCCTTCCTTTCATTGCTGGGGCTGTAG
- a CDS encoding lysophospholipid acyltransferase family protein yields MKKIQRLFEIPSDYVQPPEHAEAKRDPFYHGVIRVIKNVFRAQGTVAVLHGLEHIPAEGGALIVANHTGWFDFIFTGMGPHVAGRRLVRFMAKKEVFSAPVIGAMMRAMRHVPVDRAAGADSIDSAVDWIQKGSLVGIFPEGTISRSFELSEFKTGAARIAQRADAPLIPCAIWGSQRIWTKDLPRRLGRTNTPVIIRYGAPVALDGTPDEVTQRLKQAVQELLDLNRAEYAEKYGPFGDGENWMPAALGGSAPTPEEAEEIYRREKAERAARKAEKTSGRREK; encoded by the coding sequence ATGAAAAAGATTCAGCGCCTGTTCGAGATCCCCTCGGACTATGTTCAACCCCCCGAGCACGCGGAAGCGAAACGGGATCCGTTCTACCACGGTGTGATCCGCGTGATCAAAAACGTTTTCCGTGCGCAGGGGACCGTGGCTGTCCTGCATGGTCTGGAGCACATCCCCGCGGAGGGCGGAGCCCTCATCGTGGCTAACCACACCGGCTGGTTCGACTTCATCTTCACGGGCATGGGCCCGCACGTTGCCGGCCGACGCCTCGTGCGGTTCATGGCCAAGAAGGAAGTGTTCTCCGCCCCCGTCATCGGTGCCATGATGCGCGCCATGCGCCACGTCCCCGTCGACCGCGCCGCGGGGGCCGACAGCATCGACAGCGCCGTCGACTGGATTCAGAAGGGCAGCCTCGTCGGGATCTTCCCCGAGGGGACCATCTCGCGCTCGTTCGAGCTCAGCGAGTTCAAGACGGGTGCGGCGCGGATCGCGCAGCGAGCCGACGCCCCCCTGATCCCCTGCGCCATCTGGGGCTCCCAGCGCATCTGGACCAAGGATCTGCCCCGCCGCCTCGGCCGCACCAACACCCCCGTGATCATCCGCTACGGCGCCCCCGTCGCCCTCGACGGGACGCCGGATGAGGTCACGCAGCGCCTCAAGCAGGCTGTCCAAGAACTGCTGGACCTCAACCGCGCCGAGTACGCCGAGAAGTACGGCCCGTTCGGGGACGGAGAAAACTGGATGCCGGCGGCCCTGGGCGGCTCCGCCCCCACTCCCGAGGAGGCAGAGGAAATCTACCGGAGGGAAAAGGCGGAGCGTGCCGCTCGCAAGGCAGAGAAAACTTCCGGTCGGCGCGAGAAGTGA
- a CDS encoding metallopeptidase family protein — MLVTQGEFETLINDALDEIPESFARAMTNLVVLARDFNANDPTMLGLFEGVPLTEQHSNHTGYLPDAIFVYKEAHEAICGSVEELREQVKITVFHEVGHYFGIEEHELHELGWG, encoded by the coding sequence ATGCTGGTCACGCAGGGCGAGTTCGAGACGCTGATCAATGACGCGCTCGATGAAATCCCGGAGTCTTTCGCGCGCGCCATGACGAACCTGGTGGTCCTCGCCCGCGACTTCAACGCCAACGACCCGACAATGCTGGGCCTTTTCGAGGGAGTGCCACTGACCGAGCAGCACTCCAACCACACCGGCTACCTACCGGACGCGATCTTCGTGTACAAGGAGGCCCACGAGGCCATCTGCGGCAGCGTCGAGGAGCTGCGCGAACAGGTAAAAATCACGGTGTTCCACGAGGTGGGGCACTACTTCGGGATCGAGGAGCACGAGCTGCACGAGCTCGGCTGGGGTTAA
- a CDS encoding histidine phosphatase family protein, which produces MLVLLRHGQTTSNVGRHLDTALPGAELTELGREQAAAAGREIMAEYSPVRVVTSQALRAQQTGEIAFGAHFDDIPALDGLHEVQAGRWEMMNTREAHETYHGAFRGFYRRELESLIDGGDSLDIFLARYRAALAPLVEHDSAGDTVVISHGGAIRAFAANATDIDPDFAEMAYLPNCHYLVIDPVGEFGSWRVVKWGKHSLG; this is translated from the coding sequence ATGCTGGTTTTACTCAGGCACGGACAGACCACCTCCAACGTCGGGCGCCATCTCGACACGGCGCTGCCGGGTGCGGAGCTGACGGAGCTCGGCCGCGAGCAGGCCGCGGCGGCCGGCCGCGAGATCATGGCGGAGTACTCACCCGTGCGGGTGGTGACCTCGCAGGCGCTGCGTGCGCAGCAGACGGGTGAGATCGCCTTCGGGGCGCACTTCGACGACATCCCCGCTCTCGACGGGCTGCACGAGGTCCAGGCCGGGCGCTGGGAGATGATGAACACCCGCGAAGCGCATGAGACCTACCACGGGGCCTTCCGTGGCTTCTACCGGCGCGAACTCGAATCGCTTATCGACGGCGGCGACTCCCTCGACATCTTCCTCGCCCGCTACCGGGCGGCGCTGGCTCCCCTCGTTGAGCATGACTCAGCAGGCGACACCGTGGTCATCTCGCACGGCGGGGCAATCCGGGCGTTCGCCGCGAACGCCACCGACATCGACCCGGACTTCGCGGAAATGGCCTACCTGCCCAACTGCCACTACCTTGTCATTGATCCCGTTGGCGAGTTCGGGTCGTGGCGGGTTGTGAAATGGGGCAAACACTCGCTGGGTTAA